A section of the Gloeobacter violaceus PCC 7421 genome encodes:
- a CDS encoding HEAT repeat domain-containing protein gives MDELIEAEPYTLEVLEPPPDVEQLLQDLRCADVNRRMLAARAFSEIQDARAVPALIEMLNDDCPLVRVSAAYAVGRNPCSEAVEPLIAVLDRDWNGYVRKGLVWALGNCCDARAFDSLVEALMTDIPAVRLWAASALGQLGDLRALGPLSIALAKDPFAVVRSNCAWALGRLGDVRAVPSLQRALGDEDLSVQLDAREALETLGYHHEADSADLFEIC, from the coding sequence ATGGATGAGCTGATCGAGGCGGAACCTTACACGCTCGAGGTTCTCGAGCCGCCTCCGGATGTCGAGCAACTGCTGCAGGATCTGCGCTGCGCGGACGTCAACCGGCGCATGCTTGCCGCGCGTGCTTTTTCGGAGATTCAAGATGCGCGCGCTGTACCTGCCCTCATCGAAATGCTGAACGACGATTGTCCGCTGGTGCGGGTGAGCGCCGCCTACGCCGTCGGCCGTAATCCTTGCTCTGAGGCGGTCGAGCCGCTGATCGCCGTACTGGACCGCGATTGGAACGGGTATGTACGCAAGGGCCTGGTCTGGGCCCTAGGAAATTGCTGCGACGCGCGCGCCTTCGACTCGCTTGTTGAGGCTTTGATGACCGATATTCCGGCGGTCCGGTTGTGGGCGGCCAGTGCCCTCGGTCAGTTGGGAGATCTGCGGGCCCTGGGTCCGCTCAGCATCGCCCTGGCCAAGGACCCGTTTGCGGTGGTGCGCAGCAACTGCGCCTGGGCCCTGGGCAGGCTCGGCGACGTTCGGGCGGTGCCGAGCCTGCAGAGGGCACTCGGCGACGAAGATTTGAGTGTACAGCTTGATGCCCGCGAAGCTCTGGAGACCCTCGGATACCACCATGAAGCAGACAGCGCCGACCTCTTTGAAATCTGCTGA
- a CDS encoding sigma-70 family RNA polymerase sigma factor yields the protein MSSLVKIQLSDPQQRRGRTSQASLEDSVGQFLREMSRYPLLTSEQEVELAQVIATGGSEAEAAKRRLVRANLRLVVSIAKKYLNRGVPFLDLIQEGAIGLMRAAEKFDFERGFKFSTYAYWWIRQGITRAIASQSRTVRLPVHMVEKLNQVKRVRRQLTQELARKPTKPEMAEALELDIDKLDEILDAGRRTLSLHVKVGKEEDTELLQLIEDSDTISPSEVLDHNLLVEQIESLLHLLTPRERDIIELRFGLADGNSYTLADIGEMYNLSRERVRQIQAKAMRKLRHPRRQVLLRDWAEE from the coding sequence ATGTCATCTTTGGTCAAAATTCAGCTTTCCGACCCCCAGCAGCGGCGCGGTCGGACCAGCCAGGCCTCTCTTGAAGATTCCGTCGGCCAGTTTTTGCGCGAAATGTCCCGCTATCCGCTGCTCACTTCCGAGCAAGAGGTCGAGCTGGCCCAGGTAATCGCCACCGGGGGGTCGGAGGCGGAAGCGGCCAAGCGCCGCCTAGTGCGGGCGAACCTGCGGCTGGTCGTCTCGATCGCCAAAAAATATCTCAACCGCGGCGTGCCGTTTCTGGATCTGATTCAAGAAGGGGCCATCGGCCTGATGCGGGCGGCGGAGAAGTTTGACTTCGAGCGCGGCTTCAAGTTCTCGACCTACGCCTACTGGTGGATCCGCCAGGGGATCACCCGCGCCATCGCCTCGCAGTCGCGCACGGTGCGCCTGCCGGTGCACATGGTGGAGAAGCTCAACCAGGTCAAGCGCGTTCGCCGACAACTCACCCAGGAACTGGCCCGCAAACCCACCAAGCCCGAGATGGCCGAGGCCCTTGAACTTGACATCGACAAGCTCGATGAGATTCTCGATGCCGGTCGGCGCACCCTGTCGCTGCACGTCAAAGTCGGCAAAGAAGAAGACACCGAGTTGCTGCAGCTCATCGAAGACAGCGACACGATCTCCCCGTCGGAGGTGCTCGATCACAATTTGCTTGTCGAGCAGATCGAGTCGCTGCTGCACCTGTTGACTCCCCGCGAGCGCGACATCATCGAGTTGCGCTTCGGGCTGGCCGACGGCAACAGCTACACCCTGGCCGACATCGGCGAGATGTATAACCTCTCGCGCGAGCGGGTGCGCCAGATCCAGGCCAAGGCGATGCGCAAGCTGCGCCACCCCCGTCGTCAGGTGCTCCTGCGCGATTGGGCCGAGGAGTGA
- a CDS encoding lysophospholipid acyltransferase family protein, translated as MQQTLRPEQTLLPYHLLKWLVVSPLLHTALRMRITGAEHVPPSGPVILASSHASHLDPVILANCARRPVAFMAKEELFRVPVLKSLIRVYGAFPVRRGTGDRGAIRTALEALEAGWAVGIFVGGTRTADGRVATPQLGAAMIAAKAQVPIVPVAVGGTGRILPKGSVLPRLHSVAVAFGPPLDPPADTRRAALEAVTALCTEQIHHLLEAGAATAD; from the coding sequence GTGCAACAGACCCTGCGCCCCGAGCAAACCCTGCTGCCCTATCACCTGCTGAAGTGGCTGGTGGTCAGTCCCCTGCTGCACACCGCCCTGCGCATGCGCATCACCGGCGCCGAACACGTCCCGCCCAGCGGGCCGGTCATCCTCGCCTCCAGCCACGCCAGCCACCTCGACCCCGTGATCCTCGCCAACTGCGCCCGGCGGCCGGTGGCCTTCATGGCCAAAGAAGAACTCTTTCGCGTGCCCGTGCTCAAATCGCTGATCCGTGTCTACGGCGCCTTCCCGGTCCGGCGCGGCACCGGCGATCGCGGCGCCATCCGCACCGCCCTCGAAGCGCTCGAAGCCGGTTGGGCAGTAGGCATCTTCGTGGGCGGCACCCGCACCGCCGATGGCCGCGTTGCCACCCCCCAGCTGGGCGCGGCGATGATCGCCGCCAAGGCCCAGGTACCGATCGTCCCCGTCGCCGTCGGCGGCACCGGCCGGATCCTCCCCAAAGGCAGCGTCCTGCCCCGCCTGCACAGCGTCGCAGTCGCCTTCGGACCGCCCCTCGACCCGCCCGCCGACACCCGCCGCGCCGCGCTCGAGGCGGTGACGGCGCTCTGCACAGAACAAATACACCATTTGCTGGAAGCCGGAGCCGCCACCGCCGACTGA
- a CDS encoding UbiD family decarboxylase — translation MGRDLRTFLQLLESRGQLRRISAPVERDLEVAEIANRLLAAGGPALLFENVKGSPFPVAVNLLGTVERVVWSMGLEEQQQLEALGEKLGKLQKPRPPRSLQDALEFAPLLFDVIKARPGRVLFAPECQQVVLEGKAVDLDRIPMIRPYAGDAGRILTFGLVITHDPEDGTPNVGIYRLQQQSRDTMTVHWLSVRGGARHLRKAAERGQKLPVAIAVGVDPLLVMAAATPIPVELSEWVFAGLYAGEGVQLAQCRTSDLLVPAHSEFVLEGTITPGEVLPDGPFGDHMGYYGGVEDSPLVRIHTVTHRHDPIYHTTFSGRPPKEEAMIAIALNRIYTPLLRAQVPEVRDFFLPMDALSYKLAVLSIKKAYPGQARRAAMAFWTALAQFTYTKFVIVVDEDIDIRDPSQVVWAIASKVDPERDLFVIPRTPFDTLDFACERIGLGARLGIDATTKIPPETDHAWGEPLRADPATAEQVSKRWAEYGLGDIPLGGVDPRAWGYSGK, via the coding sequence ATGGGGCGGGATCTGCGCACGTTTTTGCAACTATTGGAATCGCGGGGCCAACTGCGGCGGATTAGCGCTCCGGTCGAGCGGGACCTGGAGGTGGCCGAGATCGCAAATCGCCTGCTCGCCGCGGGCGGTCCGGCGCTGCTGTTTGAAAATGTCAAAGGTTCGCCCTTTCCGGTGGCGGTCAACCTGCTGGGCACCGTGGAGCGGGTGGTCTGGTCGATGGGTCTCGAAGAGCAACAGCAACTGGAAGCCCTGGGCGAAAAGCTCGGCAAGCTCCAGAAACCCCGCCCGCCGCGCAGCCTCCAGGACGCCCTCGAATTTGCGCCGCTGCTGTTCGATGTGATCAAAGCCCGTCCCGGGCGGGTGCTCTTCGCCCCGGAATGCCAGCAGGTCGTCCTCGAAGGCAAGGCCGTCGATCTCGACCGCATTCCGATGATCCGCCCCTACGCCGGGGACGCGGGGCGCATCCTCACCTTCGGTCTGGTGATCACCCACGACCCGGAGGACGGTACCCCCAACGTCGGCATCTACCGCCTGCAGCAGCAAAGCCGCGACACGATGACCGTCCACTGGCTTTCGGTGCGCGGGGGGGCTCGCCACCTGCGCAAGGCCGCCGAGCGCGGCCAAAAATTGCCCGTGGCGATCGCCGTCGGGGTCGATCCGCTCCTGGTGATGGCCGCCGCCACGCCCATCCCGGTGGAACTGTCCGAGTGGGTCTTCGCGGGCCTCTACGCGGGCGAAGGGGTGCAACTGGCCCAGTGCCGCACCTCGGACTTGCTCGTGCCCGCCCACAGCGAATTTGTCCTCGAAGGGACGATTACCCCCGGCGAGGTGCTCCCGGACGGCCCCTTCGGCGATCACATGGGCTATTACGGCGGCGTCGAAGATTCGCCCCTGGTGCGCATCCACACCGTCACCCACCGCCACGACCCCATCTACCACACCACCTTCTCCGGCCGCCCTCCCAAGGAGGAGGCGATGATCGCCATCGCCCTCAACCGCATCTACACGCCTTTGTTGCGCGCCCAGGTACCGGAGGTGCGCGACTTTTTTCTGCCCATGGACGCGCTCAGTTACAAACTGGCGGTGCTCTCGATCAAAAAAGCTTACCCGGGCCAGGCGCGGCGGGCGGCGATGGCCTTCTGGACGGCCCTCGCCCAGTTCACTTACACCAAGTTCGTGATCGTCGTCGACGAGGACATCGACATTCGCGATCCCTCCCAGGTGGTCTGGGCCATCGCCTCCAAGGTCGACCCCGAGCGCGACCTGTTTGTGATCCCCCGCACGCCCTTCGATACGCTCGATTTTGCCTGCGAGCGCATTGGCCTGGGGGCGCGCCTCGGCATCGACGCCACCACCAAGATCCCCCCCGAGACCGACCACGCCTGGGGCGAACCCCTGCGCGCCGACCCGGCCACCGCCGAGCAGGTGAGCAAACGCTGGGCCGAGTACGGTCTGGGCGACATTCCCCTGGGCGGTGTCGACCCCCGCGCCTGGGGCTACAGCGGAAAGTAA
- the trpS gene encoding tryptophan--tRNA ligase: MPDDSTAPKRILSGAQPTGQLHLGNYLGAVRNWVSEQRQYDSYFCVVDLHALTVPQEAAELRAATRRTAALYLACGIDPERSTVFVQSHVSAHTELTWLFNCLTPINWLERMIQFKEKAIKLGEEVGIGLFDYPVLQAADILLYEPHLVPVGEDQRQHLELTRDIARRFNDRYGESLRVPEMLIRKEGARVMSLQDGTSKMSKSDPSDLSRLNLLDAPEKLRDKIKRAKSDAVMGLKFDPARPECTNLLTIYQLLSGESPEAVEARFADAGFGRFKPILADLVIEYLRPIRERYDAIAGESGYLEGILREGALRASKVAGLTLERIRDRMGLLPPF, translated from the coding sequence ATGCCCGACGATTCGACTGCTCCCAAGCGCATCCTCTCAGGAGCCCAACCCACCGGCCAGTTGCACCTGGGCAACTACCTGGGGGCGGTGCGCAACTGGGTGAGCGAACAGCGGCAGTACGACAGTTACTTCTGCGTGGTCGATCTGCACGCCCTCACCGTCCCGCAGGAGGCGGCCGAATTGCGCGCGGCCACCCGCCGCACAGCCGCGCTTTATCTCGCCTGCGGCATCGACCCGGAGCGCTCGACGGTATTCGTGCAATCCCACGTGAGCGCCCATACCGAACTGACCTGGCTGTTCAACTGCCTGACGCCCATCAACTGGCTGGAGCGGATGATCCAGTTCAAAGAAAAAGCGATCAAGCTGGGCGAGGAGGTGGGTATCGGGCTATTCGACTACCCGGTACTGCAGGCGGCGGACATTCTGCTCTACGAACCCCACCTGGTGCCGGTGGGCGAGGATCAGCGCCAGCACCTGGAACTCACCCGCGATATTGCCCGCCGCTTCAACGACCGCTACGGCGAGAGCCTCAGGGTGCCGGAGATGCTCATCCGCAAAGAAGGTGCGCGGGTGATGAGCCTGCAGGACGGCACCTCCAAAATGTCCAAGTCCGACCCGTCGGACCTTTCGCGCCTCAACCTGCTCGATGCGCCCGAGAAGCTGCGCGACAAGATCAAGCGCGCCAAGAGCGACGCGGTGATGGGTCTCAAATTCGACCCGGCCAGGCCCGAGTGCACCAACTTGCTCACCATCTACCAACTGCTCTCGGGCGAAAGTCCCGAGGCGGTCGAAGCGCGCTTTGCCGACGCCGGTTTTGGACGTTTCAAGCCGATACTCGCCGACCTGGTCATTGAATATTTACGTCCCATCCGTGAGCGCTATGACGCGATTGCGGGCGAGAGCGGTTATCTTGAGGGCATCCTGCGCGAAGGCGCCCTGCGCGCCTCGAAGGTGGCCGGGCTCACCCTGGAGCGCATCCGCGATCGTATGGGGCTGCTGCCGCCTTTTTAA
- a CDS encoding citrate synthase — MSGEYVPGLEGVPATRSNISFVDGKAGVLEYRGIPIDQLAESSTFLETAFLLIFDHLPTKDELLSFEVEILGHRRVKYRIRDMIKSFPESGRPMVALQSCIAALGLFYPLQNESKEKYAYDSTIRLLAKMPTMVATFHQMRLGNDPIPPRDDLGHAANFLYMLTGKEPDPRAARIFDVCLMLHAEHTVNASTFSALVTASTLADPYTVITSAAGTLSGPLHGGANEEVIRMLKEIGTIERVRPYLENRLARKEKIMGVGHRVYKVKDPRATILQNLAQELFDRFGHSRLYDIAVEVERVCDELLGQKGIYPNVDFYSGLVYEKMGIPADMFTPVFAISRVAGWLAHWHEQLADNRIFRPTQVYTGSHNVEFTPLSLRSYA; from the coding sequence ATGAGCGGCGAGTATGTTCCTGGTCTGGAAGGCGTCCCTGCAACCCGTTCGAATATCAGTTTCGTGGACGGCAAAGCCGGCGTCCTGGAGTACCGCGGCATCCCAATCGACCAGCTTGCCGAGTCGAGCACGTTTTTAGAGACCGCCTTTTTATTGATTTTTGACCACCTGCCCACCAAGGACGAACTGCTCTCCTTCGAAGTCGAGATCCTGGGCCACCGGCGGGTCAAATACCGCATCCGCGACATGATCAAAAGCTTCCCCGAGAGCGGCCGGCCGATGGTGGCCCTCCAGTCGTGCATCGCGGCGCTGGGGCTTTTTTATCCGCTGCAAAACGAGAGCAAAGAAAAATACGCCTACGATTCGACTATCCGCCTACTCGCGAAGATGCCGACGATGGTGGCGACGTTTCATCAGATGCGCCTGGGCAACGATCCCATCCCGCCGCGCGACGACTTGGGCCACGCCGCCAATTTTCTCTACATGCTCACGGGCAAGGAACCCGACCCACGGGCGGCGCGCATCTTCGATGTCTGTCTGATGCTGCACGCCGAGCACACCGTCAACGCCTCGACTTTTTCGGCCCTGGTCACCGCCTCCACCCTGGCCGACCCCTATACCGTGATCACCTCGGCGGCGGGCACCCTCTCAGGCCCGCTCCACGGCGGCGCCAACGAAGAGGTGATCCGCATGCTCAAGGAAATCGGCACCATCGAGCGCGTCCGCCCCTACCTCGAGAATCGCCTCGCCCGCAAGGAAAAAATCATGGGCGTCGGCCACCGGGTCTACAAAGTCAAAGACCCGCGCGCCACGATCTTGCAGAATCTGGCCCAGGAGTTGTTCGACCGCTTCGGCCACAGCCGCCTCTACGACATCGCCGTCGAAGTCGAGCGCGTTTGCGACGAGTTGCTCGGCCAAAAGGGCATCTACCCCAACGTCGACTTCTACTCGGGTCTGGTCTACGAAAAGATGGGCATTCCCGCCGACATGTTCACCCCGGTATTCGCCATCTCGCGGGTGGCGGGGTGGCTCGCCCACTGGCACGAGCAGTTGGCCGACAACCGCATCTTCCGTCCCACCCAGGTCTACACCGGCTCCCACAACGTCGAATTCACGCCTCTGTCGCTGCGCTCCTACGCCTAG
- a CDS encoding YybH family protein produces the protein MRRQSWWHWTVAAIVAAGLLSFGTASAQGDARQQAVRSVLEQQAAAWNRGDIPGFMAGYENAETTTFVGTDVNRGYQKVLERYFKRYPTPEAMGKLTFSNLEILPLGEEYASALGQWKLERAAKDGGNVGGYFTLLLRKTAAGWRIILDHTS, from the coding sequence ATGCGAAGGCAATCCTGGTGGCACTGGACGGTGGCGGCAATTGTCGCAGCCGGTTTGCTGAGCTTCGGTACCGCTTCGGCGCAGGGCGACGCCCGGCAGCAGGCTGTGCGTTCGGTGCTCGAACAGCAGGCCGCCGCCTGGAACCGCGGCGACATCCCGGGCTTCATGGCCGGGTACGAGAACGCCGAAACTACCACTTTCGTCGGCACCGACGTCAATCGCGGCTACCAGAAGGTGTTGGAGCGCTACTTCAAGCGCTATCCGACGCCCGAGGCGATGGGAAAATTGACTTTTTCAAATCTCGAAATCCTGCCCCTGGGCGAGGAGTACGCTTCTGCTCTCGGCCAATGGAAACTCGAACGGGCGGCCAAGGACGGGGGCAACGTCGGCGGCTACTTCACGTTGTTGCTGCGCAAAACGGCCGCGGGCTGGCGGATCATCCTCGATCACACCAGTTAG
- a CDS encoding aminotransferase class I/II-fold pyridoxal phosphate-dependent enzyme: MSTVELFVQARQDLAPVFAAVDTRVKKNLQRVLAAYRAEKIGAHHFAGVSGYGHGDLGRDTLDRAFARIFGAEQAAVRVQFVSGTHAIACALFGALRPGDELLSVAGAPYDTLEEVIGLRGAGQGSLRDFGVTYRELALTPAGGIDWETLATAIRPKTRLVLIQRSCGYSWRPSVAIDQIERIIRLVKSQNPHTVCFVDNCYGEFCEDREPTHAGADLVAGSLIKNPGGTIAPAGGYLAGKAEWVERACARLTAPGIGSAGGSSLDTNRLLMQGLFLAPQMVGEALKGAHLASYIFSKLGYAVQPGPTEPRTDVIQALRLGSPEKLIAFCRAIQRSSPIDSYLEPVPDVVPGYADAVVMAGGTFIEGSTLELSADGPLREPYIVFLQGGTHLAHVEIALEAALEAMLHR; the protein is encoded by the coding sequence GTGTCTACCGTCGAACTGTTTGTCCAGGCCAGGCAGGATCTGGCCCCTGTCTTCGCCGCCGTCGATACCCGGGTGAAAAAAAATCTCCAGCGCGTCCTTGCCGCCTATCGCGCCGAAAAAATCGGCGCTCATCACTTTGCCGGGGTGAGCGGCTACGGCCACGGAGACCTGGGCCGCGACACCCTCGACCGGGCCTTCGCGCGCATTTTCGGCGCCGAGCAGGCCGCCGTGCGCGTCCAGTTCGTCTCGGGGACCCACGCCATCGCCTGCGCTCTGTTCGGCGCGCTGCGCCCGGGGGACGAACTGCTCTCGGTGGCAGGTGCCCCCTACGACACCCTCGAAGAAGTGATTGGCCTGCGCGGCGCAGGCCAGGGATCGCTCAGGGATTTTGGCGTCACCTACCGCGAACTGGCCCTCACCCCGGCAGGCGGCATCGACTGGGAGACACTAGCCACCGCCATCCGGCCCAAGACGCGCCTAGTGCTCATCCAGCGCTCCTGTGGCTACAGCTGGCGCCCCAGCGTCGCTATCGATCAAATCGAGCGGATAATCCGGCTGGTCAAATCGCAAAACCCACATACAGTCTGCTTCGTAGACAACTGCTACGGCGAATTTTGCGAAGATCGCGAACCCACCCACGCCGGGGCGGACCTGGTGGCCGGTTCGCTCATCAAGAACCCCGGTGGGACCATCGCCCCTGCGGGGGGCTATCTGGCGGGCAAAGCCGAGTGGGTCGAGCGCGCCTGCGCCAGGCTCACCGCCCCCGGCATCGGCAGCGCAGGCGGCTCTTCCCTCGACACCAACCGCCTGCTGATGCAGGGGCTCTTTCTGGCGCCGCAGATGGTGGGCGAGGCGCTCAAAGGGGCACACCTGGCAAGCTACATCTTTTCGAAGCTGGGCTACGCCGTCCAACCCGGCCCGACCGAGCCGCGCACCGACGTCATCCAGGCGTTGCGCCTGGGTTCGCCCGAGAAGCTCATCGCCTTTTGCCGGGCGATCCAGCGCAGTTCGCCCATCGACAGCTACCTGGAGCCGGTGCCCGACGTCGTGCCCGGCTACGCCGATGCCGTGGTGATGGCCGGGGGTACCTTCATCGAGGGCAGCACCCTGGAACTGTCGGCGGACGGTCCGCTGCGCGAACCTTACATTGTTTTTTTGCAGGGCGGCACCCATCTGGCCCACGTCGAAATTGCCCTGGAAGCGGCATTGGAGGCCATGCTGCATCGCTGA
- the comJ gene encoding competence protein ComJ — MLLGRFTVFPGEERTLAVQIQSEEFRFNEWNDKHIEQGFSWRPGSVSFETLSDIGLLAVEVCVEPTFEIAPSAIRAVQVPFAVPEGESIFVGALIDEEDHRFVVPPGDYALVYQTGLVEADPPPGPSELDDADTWCRLSFVRQDNTQAEILRIEAGYMPVLPLLMQARAVGVE, encoded by the coding sequence ATGCTGCTGGGAAGATTCACCGTGTTTCCTGGAGAAGAGCGAACGCTGGCCGTTCAAATCCAGAGTGAAGAGTTCCGCTTCAACGAATGGAACGACAAACACATCGAGCAGGGTTTTTCCTGGCGGCCGGGCAGTGTCTCGTTTGAAACCCTGAGCGACATCGGCCTGCTCGCCGTCGAGGTGTGTGTCGAGCCGACCTTTGAGATTGCTCCCTCGGCGATACGGGCTGTCCAGGTCCCTTTCGCGGTGCCCGAGGGTGAGAGCATTTTCGTGGGTGCGCTCATCGACGAAGAAGATCATCGCTTCGTCGTCCCACCCGGAGACTACGCACTCGTTTACCAGACGGGGCTGGTGGAAGCGGATCCGCCACCCGGCCCGTCGGAGTTGGACGACGCCGACACGTGGTGCCGCCTATCTTTTGTGCGGCAGGACAACACCCAAGCGGAGATCTTGCGCATCGAAGCGGGCTACATGCCCGTGCTGCCGTTGCTGATGCAGGCGCGAGCCGTTGGCGTCGAGTAG
- a CDS encoding NAD(P)-dependent alcohol dehydrogenase, which translates to MIEIHALAALEAGGPLEAFTYTLGGLASQDCLIRVCACGVCHSDLHMIDNDWGRSRYPLVPGHEVVGEVVEIGSEVRHLKPGDRVGVGWQRSACLQCLDCLRGNENLCAHSQATIVTGYGGFGDYLAIDARFAFKIPAGIPTHVAGPLLCGGITVYSGLRAAGMSSGQEIGVIGVGGLGHLAVQFAGRLGNRVTVFTTSEDKARQAAALGAHRAVIVPPGDSPPPPVERLDIIISTIPYALDAVGYLAHLATDGTLVFVGVPPEPLALPVRELIRGRRRLMGSGIGSRSRIVEMLSVAERFGVMPLVETFAMAEANAALERVRRNRVRYRAVLLAE; encoded by the coding sequence TTGATCGAAATTCACGCGCTCGCCGCCCTGGAGGCGGGTGGACCTCTCGAAGCGTTTACCTATACCCTGGGCGGGCTGGCAAGCCAGGATTGCCTGATTCGGGTGTGCGCCTGCGGTGTCTGCCACTCGGACCTGCACATGATCGACAACGACTGGGGCCGCTCGCGCTATCCGCTGGTGCCCGGGCACGAGGTGGTGGGCGAGGTGGTGGAGATCGGATCCGAGGTGCGTCACCTGAAGCCCGGCGACCGAGTCGGCGTGGGCTGGCAGCGCTCGGCCTGTCTGCAGTGCCTCGACTGCCTGCGCGGCAACGAAAATCTGTGCGCCCACAGCCAGGCCACGATCGTCACCGGCTACGGCGGCTTCGGCGATTATCTGGCGATCGATGCGCGCTTTGCCTTCAAGATTCCGGCGGGGATTCCCACCCACGTCGCAGGACCGCTTCTGTGCGGCGGGATCACGGTCTATTCGGGGTTGCGGGCGGCAGGGATGAGCTCGGGCCAGGAGATTGGCGTCATCGGGGTGGGCGGACTCGGCCACCTGGCAGTCCAGTTCGCCGGCCGCCTCGGCAACCGGGTGACGGTCTTCACCACCTCCGAGGACAAAGCCCGGCAGGCGGCCGCCCTCGGAGCGCACCGGGCGGTGATCGTGCCGCCGGGCGATTCGCCCCCGCCGCCTGTCGAACGCCTCGACATCATCATCAGCACGATCCCCTATGCCCTCGATGCGGTGGGCTATCTGGCTCACCTCGCCACCGACGGCACCCTGGTATTCGTCGGCGTACCGCCCGAACCGCTGGCGTTGCCGGTGCGCGAACTCATCCGGGGCCGGCGGCGCCTGATGGGATCGGGCATTGGCAGCCGCTCGCGCATCGTCGAAATGCTCTCGGTGGCCGAGCGCTTCGGGGTGATGCCGCTGGTTGAAACCTTTGCGATGGCCGAGGCGAACGCGGCGCTCGAGCGGGTGCGCCGCAATCGGGTCCGCTACCGCGCGGTGCTGCTGGCTGAATAA
- the rseP gene encoding RIP metalloprotease RseP has protein sequence MFVLLSILVLGLLIVVHELGHFLAARWQGIRVSRFSIGFGPVIARYQGPEVEYALRALPLGGYVGFPDDDPDSGIPKDDPHLLKNRPILDRTIVLLAGVTANFVFGYLVLLALVVLGGVPETQVRPGALIQQVTAGQAAERTGLEAGDVVLEAAGRPVGSGDGALAQLSRVFQANADKSVNLVVQRGEERRPVALTPNAQGKVGVSLSANGTVTRRAPRDIAEVFTSSATAYGRIAVTTLNGFGQLFTGRAGLDQLTGPVGIVAVTAQAAQSDWLNLFYVAALISFNLAVLNLLPLPALDGGQLVFVIAEALRGKPVPDKIQNYVNQAGMLVLLGLGVLLIFRDTFNLLQ, from the coding sequence ATGTTTGTGCTGCTGTCGATCCTGGTGCTGGGTCTGCTCATCGTGGTGCACGAGCTGGGCCATTTTCTGGCGGCCCGCTGGCAAGGTATCCGGGTGAGCCGCTTCTCGATCGGCTTTGGACCGGTGATCGCCCGCTACCAGGGGCCGGAGGTGGAGTACGCCCTGCGCGCCTTGCCCCTGGGCGGCTATGTCGGCTTTCCCGACGACGACCCGGATAGCGGTATACCCAAAGACGATCCGCATCTGCTCAAGAACCGGCCGATTCTCGATAGAACGATCGTCCTGCTTGCCGGGGTGACGGCGAACTTTGTGTTCGGCTATCTGGTGCTGTTGGCGCTGGTGGTGCTGGGGGGTGTACCCGAGACCCAGGTGCGGCCCGGCGCCCTCATCCAGCAGGTGACGGCCGGTCAGGCGGCTGAGCGCACGGGCCTCGAAGCGGGCGATGTCGTCCTCGAAGCGGCAGGGCGTCCCGTCGGCAGTGGCGATGGGGCGCTGGCCCAACTGAGCCGGGTGTTTCAGGCCAATGCCGACAAGTCCGTCAATTTGGTAGTCCAGCGCGGTGAGGAGCGGCGGCCCGTGGCCCTCACCCCGAATGCCCAGGGCAAAGTCGGCGTTTCGCTCTCTGCCAACGGCACCGTGACGCGCCGGGCACCCCGGGATATCGCCGAAGTTTTCACCAGCAGCGCCACCGCCTACGGCCGCATCGCCGTCACGACTTTGAACGGCTTCGGGCAGTTGTTTACCGGCCGGGCGGGACTCGACCAACTTACCGGACCGGTGGGGATCGTGGCCGTCACCGCCCAGGCCGCCCAGAGCGACTGGCTCAACTTGTTCTACGTGGCGGCGTTGATTTCCTTTAACCTCGCGGTGCTGAACTTGCTGCCCCTGCCAGCCCTTGACGGTGGACAACTCGTGTTCGTGATTGCCGAGGCGCTGCGGGGCAAACCCGTCCCCGACAAGATACAAAACTACGTCAACCAGGCGGGCATGCTGGTGCTGCTGGGATTGGGCGTGCTGTTGATCTTCCGGGACACCTTCAATCTGCTGCAGTGA
- a CDS encoding PIN domain-containing protein: MLLVVDANIIVGTLLREAGRTLVAERRLDLFICERAVEEALHELRKRGNAMVRQGRILPVQRDTMLELALSTLRRNIRIAPELVYLPVERQARQRIPRDPDDWPTVALALVLESGIWTEDNDFLGCGLPTWTTQTLHTHLTGGWVPT, from the coding sequence ATGCTATTGGTTGTTGACGCCAATATCATTGTCGGAACGCTTTTGCGGGAGGCGGGCCGTACTCTGGTGGCTGAGCGGAGATTGGATCTATTTATCTGCGAACGGGCTGTGGAGGAAGCGTTGCACGAATTGCGCAAACGGGGCAATGCTATGGTTCGCCAGGGCCGTATTCTACCGGTACAGCGCGACACCATGCTTGAGTTGGCGCTCAGCACTCTTCGCCGGAACATCCGTATTGCGCCGGAGTTGGTGTATTTACCGGTTGAGCGCCAAGCCCGCCAACGTATTCCTCGTGACCCAGACGATTGGCCCACCGTTGCCCTGGCACTGGTTCTCGAAAGTGGCATCTGGACTGAAGACAACGACTTTTTGGGATGCGGCCTTCCTACCTGGACTACCCAGACGCTGCACACGCACCTTACCGGGGGCTGGGTGCCCACGTAA